One genomic region from Salvia hispanica cultivar TCC Black 2014 chromosome 2, UniMelb_Shisp_WGS_1.0, whole genome shotgun sequence encodes:
- the LOC125204907 gene encoding pelargonidin 3-O-(6-caffeoylglucoside) 5-O-(6-O-malonylglucoside) 4'''-malonyltransferase-like — translation MQVKIVSKRLVKPRTPTPQNLRNYHISFMDELNPTMNVVGIFYYNSPSAAAANLEHLHQSLSDILPSFYPFAGRYMKQDRAVDCSDQGALLIEADVDLQMLETMKLDVVEELNDILPCEIGAADDETDPVLLVQFNKFKCGGLAISICISHRVVDACSLGTFVSAWTNSARGENREEICPVFDGPVFFPGKHFPAPEFGTTRGRENGLYNIICKRFLFNKNTISGLKERVFKPNEQSRPPSRVGVVSGLIVKAIDRARAQVGPATDLFVAQAVNIRERTVPPLSKHSCGNLVALSITELSTEETKKMGLEDYVRVLGSDARKTVRDCAGLISEEGHREWIEASHEASEISLREDVNVVWVTDWSKFGFYEADFGFGKPEWASVANVVVKNHVLLMDTKEGDGIEAWVQLEETDMPYVEAQIRNFISA, via the coding sequence ATGCAGGTGAAGATCGTGAGCAAAAGGCTTGTTAAGCCACGTACCCCAACTCCACAAAACCTCAGAAACTACCACATCTCATTCATGGACGAACTCAATCCCACCATGAACGTTGTCGGAATTTTCTACTACAACtccccctccgccgccgccgcgaaCCTCGAGCATCTCCATCAATCCCTGTCCGATATCTTGCCGTCTTTCTACCCTTTCGCGGGGCGGTACATGAAGCAAGATCGCGCCGTTGATTGCAGCGACCAAGGCGCCCTCCTCATCGAGGCGGACGTTGATCTCCAAATGCTTGAGACTATGAAGCTCGACGTCGTCGAGGAGCTCAACGACATTCTACCCTGCGAAATCGGGGCAGCAGACGACGAGACGGACCCTGTCTTGCTCGTCCAGTTCAACAAGTTTAAATGCGGTGGTTTGGCAATCAGTATTTGCATTTCCCATAGGGTCGTTGATGCGTGCTCCCTGGGCACGTTCGTCTCTGCATGGACGAATTCTGCCAGGGGAGAAAATAGGGAAGAAATATGTCCAGTCTTTGACGGGCCAGTTTTCTTCCCTGGAAAACATTTCCCTGCACCTGAGTTTGGGACAACCCGGGGCAGGGAAAATGGCCTCTATAACATCATTTGCAAGAGGTTCTTGtttaacaaaaatacaatttcTGGCCTCAAGGAGAGGGTTTTCAAGCCCAATGAGCAATCCCGACCCCCTTCAAGGGTCGGGGTAGTCTCAGGACTCATAGTCAAGGCCATTGACCGTGCTCGGGCCCAGGTGGGCCCGGCTACAGATTTATTCGTGGCGCAGGCTGTCAACATCCGCGAGAGGACCGTGCCACCGCTCTCCAAACATTCTTGTGGAAATTTGGTAGCTCTGTCTATCACAGAACTATCAACAGAGGAGACAAAGAAGATGGGGCTTGAAGACTATGTTCGCGTGCTAGGGAGCGATGCGAGGAAGACAGTGCGCGATTGCGCGGGACTGATAAGTGAGGAAGGGCACAGGGAATGGATTGAGGCATCTCATGAGGCGTCGGAGATATCTCTGAGGGAGGATGTGAATGTTGTGTGGGTGACTGATTGGAGCAAGTTTGGATTCTACGAGGCCGATTTCGGGTTTGGGAAGCCGGAGTGGGCGAGTGTGGCTAATGTGGTGGTGAAGAACCATGTTCTGTTGATGGACACCAAAGAGGGAGATGGGATTGAGGCATGGGTGCAGCTTGAAGAAACTGACATGCCTTATGTCGAAGCCCAAATCAGAAATTTCATTTCTGCTTAG
- the LOC125204923 gene encoding UDP-glycosyltransferase 86A1-like: MAESIKPHAIMVEFLFQGHINPFANLAIGLASKGCTVTYVQTEFIHNQMSQASQNPGFLFSTARGSGLDIRHKTISDGFPLDFDRDLNFDEFFSSIVRDFPTRVDELVGRIVRTERGRDTSTFLVADAYYTWPPEVAVKYNLVYVSFWPSPAERLSVGHHLALLEEKGTPITYDNYKDHIEEITEVVKSKNIGDVIKYSSPRDAPFCPEILMETIMKAHLQVRKAHFILCNTVEELEPHTLSTLNQKQYLPTYAIGPTSLLSSTLAPVSSLIPEVDCLEWLSSKPPRSVLFIAFGSIAPVEKNVIREIAHGLATSGANFVWVLRPDMVINEENDDVLPPGFEEEIVGRGLIVPWCDQRKVLASPAVGGFLTHCGWSSILESMWFGVPMLCYPILADQPNNRNMVVCDWKIGMNLCDEQEISRREVEEKIKGLMRSGNEVRMEMKKVKELVHNALGQDGSSHANMNRFLSDLKKKMCMMEK, from the exons aTGGCTGAATCCATTAAACCACACGCAATCATGGTGGAATTCTTATTCCAAGGCCACATTAACCCTTTTGCGAATCTTGCCATTGGCCTCGCTTCAAAGGGTTGTACCGTCACTTATGTCCAAACCGAGTTCATCCACAATCAGATGTCTCAGGCCAGCCAAAACCCCGGCTTCCTCTTCTCGACTGCTCGTGGCTCGGGTCTCGATATCCGTCACAAAACCATTTCTGACGGATTCCCGTTGGATTTCGACCGGGATTTAAATTTCGACGAATTTTTCAGCTCTATAGTGCGGGACTTCCCCACCCGCGTGGACGAGCTGGTCGGGAGGATCGTGAGGACGGAGCGAGGGCGTGACACGTCGACCTTCTTGGTCGCGGACGCTTATTATACTTGGCCGCCGGAAGTGGCGGTCAAGTACAACTTGGTGTATGTGTCCTTCTGGCCTTCACCAGCTGAACGGCTGTCGGTCGGCCATCATTTGGCTCTGCTCGAAGAGAAGGGCACTCCCATCACCTATG ATAATTACAAGGATCATATAGAGGAAATAACAGAAGTTGTGAAGTCAAAAAATATAGGAGATGTCATCAAATACAGCTCTCCTAGAGATGCCCCTTTCTGCCCAGAAATCTTGATGGAGACAATAATGAAAGCACATCTTCAAGTAAGAAAAGCCCATTTCATACTCTGCAACACAGTGGAGGAGCTCGAACCACACACCCTTTCAACTCTAAACCAAAAGCAGTACCTCCCAACTTATGCAATCGGCCCCACTAGTCTACTTTCTTCAACCTTGGCACCAGTGAGCAGCCTAATACCCGAGGTGGACTGTCTCGAATGGCTAAGTTCCAAGCCCCCTCGTTCGGTTCTTTTCATCGCATTTGGCAGCATTGCTCCGGTCGAGAAAAATGTGATCCGAGAGATTGCTCATGGACTAGCCACCAGTGGGGCGAATTTCGTGTGGGTTCTGAGGCCGGATATGGTGATAAATGAGGAGAACGACGACGTTCTCCCGCCAGGGTTTGAGGAAGAAATTGTTGGCCGAGGGCTAATAGTTCCCTGGTGTGATCAACGTAAGGTGCTAGCAAGCCCGGCTGTCGGGGGATTCCTGACGCACTGCGGATGGAGCTCGATTCTCGAGAGCATGTGGTTTGGAGTTCCCATGCTCTGCTACCCGATTTTGGCGGATCAGCCTAATAATAGGAATATGGTGGTGTGTGATTGGAAGATCGGGATGAATCTTTGCGACGAGCAAGAGATTTCGAGGCGGGAAGTGGAGGAGAAGATCAAGGGTTTAATGAGGAGTGGAAATGAGGTGAGAATGGAGATGAAGAAAGTGAAGGAGCTTGTGCATAATGCATTGGGCCAAGATGGATCATCCCATGCTAATATGAATAGGTTTCTGAGTgatttgaagaaaaagatgtgcatgatggaaaaataa